One Salvia splendens isolate huo1 chromosome 1, SspV2, whole genome shotgun sequence genomic window, ttattactgATTTGGATATACTAGTGAAATATTCACtccttgtattttttttctttcgtttgCTGCTAATTATAACTTGCCACATTTCCATTAATATATAGTACAAGAAATCAAAGGTAACAAGAAATATATTATTACCACCACACGTGTTATTACAAAAGGCGAAATTAAAAATCGAAAACATAAATATTACTTACGTACTACATAACAAACCCTAATCAATTATTCCATACTCCGAAATCACACATTTCCACAACTCAATGGATTCtgcaaaaacacacaacatttattaatatataaaaaaattattaatagataaattaattaataaataaaataatttaccgGGTACAATTAACGGAGTAGCTAATTGGATAGCCAACGTTAACCTTACACTTCTGAGGCAAGCTTGAAGCATAATTTGAGTTAACGCCTAAAGATTTAGCCTCAGATTGCAGACATTTACAAAATTGCTGCTTCTTTGTCGCCGTGGTGGCGGCCTTGTTCAGCGTAGCAACGCCCTTGCAGCAGTTGGCAGGGACGCTACCGCCCGATTTCAGGTAGTTCCTGCACGGCTGCAGCTGCGTAAGCACCTGCTGGCAGTCGTCCGCGCTGAACGCCGCCACAAAAACGCAGATAGCCATCACCAAGacaaccttactcacattcaacattcttgaatatttttttttatgttatgttgTTATATTGTGTGATGCTTGGATGTGTTTGGGAAGAGATGGTTATATAGGGGAAGTCATGCCAGGTATTGGTCGTATTACTATTACAACTTCATTATTTTTGTGTGTAATCTATGTATGTAGGCTGATTAAATGTGTTAAAGGGCTAGGGTTATTAGTTGCCCCTATGTATGAAATAATGACTATTAGATTCTTTAATAAGTATGAAGAAAAATAACAAGGGTGTATGGTATAATATTGTCTCCGTACATCTTGTACTTACAAGTAGGGATGTTAATTGAGCTAACCCGTTCGAGTTCGGGCCAATCCACTTGGGTTGTCGAGATATGaatttttcgggttataaattTTCGGCCCTAACTCTAAATCTCCGGGTTTCGAGCTAACccacgggctattcgggtcaaaAGTTATCTTATGTGTTACCTTATATCCAATCCAATATTCTACTTATTAAAAAACATATTGTCGCAAATAGTAAAGTATCATCAAAGTAAAGTGAtcaagagaaagaaaataatggcaattgaaaattgaaacaaaCTACATTTACATATCGATTAATTAGTAGCACACGTGAATCTGACTACAATTAAATGGAAATCATGCATTCCATTTAAGAGAGAAGACATATATACTTCATATCAATACTGCGTTTAATATTGATATTACCAGTATATATTTCATATAAGTATATaacccaaaattttaattatatttttattttaaatgctcAACACATGGGCTAACCCCACAACCCCCTGGCCAGCCCGTGTAGCCCGATTCTGCATTTGGGTTGCGATTTTCCGACCCTAATCCTATGATTTTACCAGGTTATTCGGGTCAACCCATTCGGACtagattgacatccctacctaCAAGTATTAGCTTCGTACATAATACATATATAGTTAGTTACTCACTAGCTAGCTAGTCGCTCGACCACATAGGttttctaattaaaaaaatgttttatatCTTCTATAATCTATTTCATCAAATTGTTATATATTTATGTTA contains:
- the LOC121803898 gene encoding non-specific lipid-transfer protein 1-like, with amino-acid sequence MLNVSKVVLVMAICVFVAAFSADDCQQVLTQLQPCRNYLKSGGSVPANCCKGVATLNKAATTATKKQQFCKCLQSEAKSLGVNSNYASSLPQKCKVNVGYPISYSVNCTRIH